The Actinomycetes bacterium region TCGCGAGGACGCCGGCGCCGACCGGAAGACCCAGGCCCGGAAGAGCAGGAAACGCACGAGCGTCGCGGTGAGGTTGGCGGCCACCAGGACGCTCACCTCGACCAGCCGCGAGGGCGTGGGGTCGAGGGTGTGCAGGATCGCCAGCGACCCGCTGGTCAGCGCCAGCCCGGTGGCGAAGACGAGCAGCCCCTGCGCCTGGTGGCGGGCCACCTGGTGGGTCCCGCGAACGCCGAAGGTGAGCCGGCGGTTGGCGGCGGTGTTGCCGACCGCGGTGAGGAGCAGCGCCAGCAGGTTCGCTAGCTGGGCGGAGGCGTGTTCGCGCAGGAGGACGTACAGGAGCAGGTAGGCCATCGTGCTGACCACGCCGACCGCGGCGAAGCGCACCAGCTGGCGCAGCAGGCCGGGGTCGGTCGGCCGCTCGCTCGCGGTGAGCCGGCCGGAGGCGAGTCCGCGGGCCAGACGCGCGATGCCGCGCAGGTCCGCCATGGCGGTCGCGACGATGTCCACACGTGAGTCAGGGTCGTCGACCCAGTCGACGGGGACCTCGTGGATGCGCAGACCGCGGCGCTCGGCGAGGACGAGCAGCTCGGTGTCGAAGAACCAGGCGGTGTCCTCGACGTCCGGCAGCAGCTCGCGTGCGCGGTCGGCCCGGATGGCCTTGAACCCGCACTGGGCGTCGGAGAAGCGGGTGCGCAGGGTCGCGTGCAACAGCAGGTTGTACGCGCGCGAGATCACCTCGCGCTTGGGGCCGCGCACCACCCGGGAGGTCCGGGCCAGCCGGGTCCCGATCGCGACGTCGCTGTGGCCCGAGAGCAGGGGCGCCACCAGCGGGAGCAGCGCGGCGAGGTCGGTGGACAGGTCGACGTCCATGTAGGCCAGCACCGTCGCATCGCTCGAGCCCCAGACGTGGGCCAGCGCGCGGCCGCGTCCCTTGGCGTCGAGGTGCACCGCGCGGACGTACGGCAGCTCGTCGGAGAGCGACTGCGCGATCGGCCAGGTGTGGTCGGTGCTGGCGTTGTCGGCGATCGTGACGCGGAAGGTGAAGGGGAACTCGCGCACCAGGTACGCGTGCAGCCGCTCGACCCCGGCCCGCAGGTCGTCTTGCTCGTTGTAGACGGGGACGACGATCTCGACCGCGGGTGCCCCGGCCTCCGCGGGTTCCGCGCTTCCCCGCGGTCGCCCGTCTGCGGCGGCGCGCTCCTCGGGGCGCTCCTCGGGCAGGAGGGGCCGGTCGGCTATCGCTGTCATGTCATGAAGGTTCGGCCACGGACCTGCTACCAAGGTGAAGATCCCCTGTGAGCGGGCTGTGGATCTTCGGCTGATGCGTGGCTGCCCCACGAGACCCGTATCGTGGTGGCATGGACGACAGTCGCACCGCCAGCAACGACGGCCTCAACACCCGCAATCCCATCCTCGCCCGCGAGGCGGCCCAGTACGCGCGCTTCAACGCGCCACCGGTCTCCGCGCAGGAGCTGCAGGACATGTACGACGCCCCGTCGGCGCCGGCCGCGCTGGACCGGGTGGGCGAGCGGCTGACCATCCACGACGTCGTCGTCAAGACCGCCGGGATGTTCTCGGTGCTCGTCGTCGGCGCGGTGGTGAGCTGGAACCTCGTCACGAGCGCGCCGTGGCTGGTCTGGGGCGCGCTCATCCTGGGCTTCGTCCTGGGCATGGTCAACGCCGTCAAGCGCGAGGTCAGCCCGCCGCTGATGATGCTCTACGCCGCCGTGGAGGGGGTGTTCCTGGGCGGGCTGTCGTGGCTCTACAACGAGAACTGGGGCAGCGGGGCCGGCAACGCCAACATCGTCGGCCAGGCCGTCATCGGCACGCTGGTCGCCTTCGGCGTGATGCTCGCGCTCTACGCCTCCGGGCGGCTGCGGGCCACCCCGCGCTTCACCAAGATGCTGCTGATCGCCATGGTGTCGTACCTGGTGATCGCGATGGCCAGCCTCGTCTCGGCCCTCTTCGGTGTCGGCCAGGGCTGGGGCTTCTACGGCGTGAGCGGGCTCGGCCTGCTGCTGTGCGTCGTCGGCGTCGGCCTCGCCGCGTTCAGCCTGGTGCTCGACTTCGACGCGATCCAGCGCATGATCGCCGGGGGCGCGCCGGAGCGGGAGTCGTGGCGGATGGCCTTCGGCCTGGTGGTCACCCTCGTCTGGCTCTACCTCGAGCTGCTGCGCCTGCTGGCGATCCTGCAGGGCGGCGGCCGCCGCTGAGGCGCCGCCGCCTCCCGCTGTCCTCCGAGGCAGCGAACCTTTGAGGGACCGAACCCGTTGAAGCAATGAACGCGGCGTTGTTGCACACCTAGCGCAACAACGCCGCGTTCATTGCGCTCCCGGGCCCTGGGGTGGGGCGGTCAGGCGCGGCGGGCGGCCCGCTGCTTGTCGCACTCGTGCACGATCGTCTTCGCGTGGCTCAGCGCGAGCCCGTACTCGTCCTGCAGCCAGTGCACCTTGTCGTCGGCCCGGGTGAAGGACGGACCGTCCTCCATGAGCTGGCACCACTCCTTGATGTCGCGCCCGGTTGCCTGCGGCAGCCGGGCCACGAGGTTCGCGTAGGTCTCCTCGGAGTGGTGCACGGACATGGGCGCCTCCCGGCATCCGGGCCCGGCGGCCTACGCCGGGCGCTGGCCTCCTACGGTGCCCCCTGCGCAAGGGTCGGCACAACCCCCGGAGGGCTCTTCCGCGGTGGTGCTGCACCATGATCGCGTGGACGTCGAGGGCCTGCGGATCGAGGTGCGCCGGGTGGCGGAGCGCCTGCGCTCGATGTCGGTGGAGCGGCTGTGTCGGGGGTTCCCGCCGTACGCCTCGCGCGCCGCCGCCGCCCTCGCCCTCGCGCAGCGCCTGGCCGACGCCGCCGAGGAGCTGGAGGCCGAGGCGCAGGGCCGTCAGCCGGTACGCCGTGCCGTCCCGGACCTCGGTCCGCTCGTCGTCGGCGACCAGGTGGCGGTGACCGGCGAGGACCTCGCCGCCGCGGCCGAGGTGCTGGCCGACCCGGACGAGCGGGTCACCGGGTGCCTGGCGGCACTGGGCGAGCTGCGCCGGGCGCTGTAGCGCTTCGGCGGCCCGCGCGGGGCGCCGGCCCACGTGTGCAGGGCGGTCGAGCCTAGCGTCGCCGGGTCACGCGTGCGGGCAGGCTGACGTTCGCCCGGGCGGGCTCGTGACGGAGGGCTGAGCCGAGACCGGGTTCGCGTCAGCCGACGTTGGCCGGGGTGGCGGCCGGCTCGTCGGTGAGCGGGTCGCTCGCCTCGCCGACCGGCGGTTCCCCGCCGTGCAGGAGCGGCAGCCGGCGGCGGATCGAGGCCCACCGGCCCTCGTTGGAGCGGTCCTGCCCGCCGACCTGGGTGCCCGAGACCTCGGTGCCGGGCTCGTCAGCGGCTGCCACCGCCGCCTCCGCGACCGGCAGCACCTGGTCCGCCCCCCTGCTCCGGCGGTGGCGCCCGGGTGGCGGCGGGGCCGGGACCGCCACGCTCGTCGACGGTGTCGGGGCAGCGCCGCCGGCGGCCTCGGCCGGCTCCTCGCCGTAGCCGAGGGCGGCCGCCGCGGAGGGCAACAGCACCTCGCCGAGGCGGCGGTAGCCCGTCGAGGACGGGTGGAAGCGGTCCTCGGAGAAGTACTCCCCGTAGTGGCGGTGGAACTCCGGCCCCAGGATGTCGGCGAGGGAGACCGAGCGCCCGCCGGCCTCGACCACCGCGATCGTCTGCGCGGCAGCCAGCCGCCGCGACCACGTGCGGCTGACGTGGCGCAGCGGGTGCGGGATCGGCCGGACCGTGCCCAGGTCGGGGCAGGTCCCGAGCACGACCTCAGCGCCGAGGGCCCGCAAGCGGCGGACGGCCTGGTCGAGGTGGCGCACGCTGACGGCAGGACGTACCGCGTGCGTGACGTCGTTGGCACCGACCATCATCACGGCCAGATCGGGACGCCAGCCCGGGTGGTCGGCCTCGAGCCGGTCGAGCTGGCCGTCGAGGTCGGAGGTCAGCGCGCCCACGACCGCGATGCAGCGCAGCTCGACCGGACGATCCGACGCCCGGGCGAGCCCGGTGGCGATGACGACAGCGGGTGTGCTGGTCGGGTGGTCCGCACCCAGCCCCGCCGCGCCGGAGTCGCCGAGCATGAGCATGCGCACCGGCGTGGCCTCGAGCCCGACCGGGATCGGCCCGTCGGGCCCGTACCACCCGTCGACGGCGAACGGCGCCTCGAACGGGTGCCCCACCCGCCGCTTCGCGATGATCGCCTCCGCGCGCAGCAGCGCGTACGTCCCCAGCCCGACCCCGACCAGGCTGCCGCCCCCGTACGCCGCCGACGCCGCGATCCGCCGCGCGACCGTGACCCTGGACATGACCTCTCGCCTCCCCGTGCTCCCTTCGACGGTACCCACCCGCGGCGACACCGGAACCCGGCCCGTCCACAATCGGCCGGGCGACCCACTCGGTCGGCCCTACCAGCCGCCCCGGAAACGGCGAGGATGCGCCAGGAAGCCGCGTACGGCCTCCCGGGCCACCGATCGGATCTCGCGTCGCCGGTGACCAGCAGCTCGGTCGCCTCGTGCAGGAGGCTCACGTGCCCGGGGGTGTGGCCGGGCGTGTGCACGACTCGGAGCCCGCAGGCAATGTCGAGCA contains the following coding sequences:
- a CDS encoding bifunctional glycosyltransferase family 2/GtrA family protein, giving the protein MTAIADRPLLPEERPEERAAADGRPRGSAEPAEAGAPAVEIVVPVYNEQDDLRAGVERLHAYLVREFPFTFRVTIADNASTDHTWPIAQSLSDELPYVRAVHLDAKGRGRALAHVWGSSDATVLAYMDVDLSTDLAALLPLVAPLLSGHSDVAIGTRLARTSRVVRGPKREVISRAYNLLLHATLRTRFSDAQCGFKAIRADRARELLPDVEDTAWFFDTELLVLAERRGLRIHEVPVDWVDDPDSRVDIVATAMADLRGIARLARGLASGRLTASERPTDPGLLRQLVRFAAVGVVSTMAYLLLYVLLREHASAQLANLLALLLTAVGNTAANRRLTFGVRGTHQVARHQAQGLLVFATGLALTSGSLAILHTLDPTPSRLVEVSVLVAANLTATLVRFLLFRAWVFRSAPASSR
- a CDS encoding Bax inhibitor-1/YccA family protein, encoding MDDSRTASNDGLNTRNPILAREAAQYARFNAPPVSAQELQDMYDAPSAPAALDRVGERLTIHDVVVKTAGMFSVLVVGAVVSWNLVTSAPWLVWGALILGFVLGMVNAVKREVSPPLMMLYAAVEGVFLGGLSWLYNENWGSGAGNANIVGQAVIGTLVAFGVMLALYASGRLRATPRFTKMLLIAMVSYLVIAMASLVSALFGVGQGWGFYGVSGLGLLLCVVGVGLAAFSLVLDFDAIQRMIAGGAPERESWRMAFGLVVTLVWLYLELLRLLAILQGGGRR
- a CDS encoding DUF4287 domain-containing protein — its product is MSVHHSEETYANLVARLPQATGRDIKEWCQLMEDGPSFTRADDKVHWLQDEYGLALSHAKTIVHECDKQRAARRA
- a CDS encoding SGNH/GDSL hydrolase family protein, with product MSRVTVARRIAASAAYGGGSLVGVGLGTYALLRAEAIIAKRRVGHPFEAPFAVDGWYGPDGPIPVGLEATPVRMLMLGDSGAAGLGADHPTSTPAVVIATGLARASDRPVELRCIAVVGALTSDLDGQLDRLEADHPGWRPDLAVMMVGANDVTHAVRPAVSVRHLDQAVRRLRALGAEVVLGTCPDLGTVRPIPHPLRHVSRTWSRRLAAAQTIAVVEAGGRSVSLADILGPEFHRHYGEYFSEDRFHPSSTGYRRLGEVLLPSAAAALGYGEEPAEAAGGAAPTPSTSVAVPAPPPPGRHRRSRGADQVLPVAEAAVAAADEPGTEVSGTQVGGQDRSNEGRWASIRRRLPLLHGGEPPVGEASDPLTDEPAATPANVG